GGGAACGCGAGGAGCGATGAAGCACGGCGTGCTTCAGGCCTGCAGCCTTTCCCCATCCTTCGACGCGGCGCTCGCGGACGCCTTCGAGGTGCACCGCTTCTGGGAGCAGGACGACCGGTCCGGCTTCCTTATGAGACACGGCCGCGCCATCGAGGGCGTCGCCACGACCGCACAGGTCGGGGTGCCGGACGGGCTGATCGAGGCCCTG
This sequence is a window from Thermodesulfobacteriota bacterium. Protein-coding genes within it:
- a CDS encoding 2-hydroxyacid dehydrogenase produces the protein MKHGVLQACSLSPSFDAALADAFEVHRFWEQDDRSGFLMRHGRAIEGVATTAQVGVPDGLIEALPSLRVISCRGIGFDRIDLELARRRGIQVSGTPGVLTDCVADLAFGLLI